In Oncorhynchus mykiss isolate Arlee chromosome 19, USDA_OmykA_1.1, whole genome shotgun sequence, the sequence GAAGgagagtctggtctctctcctgacAAAGACAAACAGATGATTTAATTAAACAGAGACCTgaatgaaacctccacatgataaaacTTCCTATGACGTTTAATCTAGACCAGATCCCTCAATCACCTGAAGTCACTTTTCACAAGTGTTATTACAGCCACTACAAAATGCAGGTCTCTGTGTGGTTCTTAGTCAGAGAGGCCTATagaatggtctagaatgtcattgtatgttgtagcgtttACACCAGTCCAGCCTACGCTTGACACTCTGGCAATGATAAAGTACTTTATGATTACGCGAAAATTAAATAAACGATTTGGTATCATTTTTATTATGGAAGATTGAATAGGTGTGCTTCAAACGGtttgtttgtaatgatttgtagCCATCGTCTCGACTAGCTGTGCATGAGAGTCCATTCAACTCAGTTTCCCTACCTGAATAAACGCCATTCCGTAAAGTGTATTCGCGCTCGCAAATTCAGGAAGAAACCGAAGAGCAGATGGCCTGACCGCGTTTTGCGACTGTCGGCTCACTTGACCGCAGTCAACGGTGGGCTGGAAATCGCCTCCAGTTTAATACAGTGGAATTGCAGTATTGAATGAAGGCAAGTCCATTCCGTGAGACATTTAAGATGTGATTTTGGGTGCAAATCCATTAAAGTTTTGTTGTTGGCCAGCTTCTTGATGGTATTCACATCTTACAGTGTAGCTTTATCAATTCCTACATTAAAAAACGGCATTTAAGCTCAGAACCAGAGTAGAATGCCGTTTTAAAACCTCGTATCAGTTCAACAACTATTTTCAAGACAGGACTTACTGGTGTTACTCAgatcttctgtctcctcctcttcttccctctcctcctccttcaatATGACAGTTATCTCTCCTTCATTCACTCCAAAAAAAGTATAATggttttcttcctcttctttctgtGTAACAGCCTCACCCTCGACTTCTTCGTTTACTGTGACATCCTCCTCTTCATTCTCCTCTTTCACGACAACGTTCAGCCAAATACCTTCTTTCTCCTTCCAGCAGACCTCTTTTTTAGCAGGAGGGCAGTAGCTTGCTGAgctcatggtcggggatgttagccagctaacctagctagttagcgactagcctagtgaTAGGCTCATTTATCAAGCCAGCTACCGTTACCTGACTAAACGGAAATATGACATGAAATGGGGAAACTAGTTAAAAGACAGAATTATGTTCCAAATACAGAAGTAAATATATACCGAAGCAGTCTGAACAGCTTGAACGTTTCCGCTAGGAAGCTACCGAGGTGGCTGACTAGATGTTGTTGAAGAAGCGTCCCGTCCACTACATTATACGTCACTCTGATAGCATCGCCTGAAAAACGCATATCGCCATCTGTTGACTGGAGTGGTTAACGCagataaatgtttattttatttccagacaaaaagtgaatttttacatttatttcattaaataataatataataatcagaCAACTGCAGATTTGTAATAAGTATGAATTTAAAACCTACTTCTACATTCTACCAACCCAACAGATGTTTCTACTACAGGgaatattaaccaatgaggtgAGTCTTTCCACATTCTACCAACCTAACAGATGTTTCTACAGGgaatattaaccaatgaggtggGTCTTTCCACATTCTACCAACCTAACAGATGTTTCTACAGGgaatattaaccaatgaggtggGTCTTTCCACATTCTACCAACCCAACAGATGTTTATACTATGAACACTTTCAGGTTAATTGAAGTTAAATTCTCAAAAAGCCTAAACAGGTTTGGtcattatcaggtattggagcgTTGAAAGATGATGCACAACAACGGTTTCTTCCACGAAACCACGACAACAATAACCACCGCGGTCATAAAACCGGAAAGTTATTCGCCATCGAAACGAATACCGCTACAATCAACCTGTTCGCAACACATGGGTATTGGATCTAACCTCATTGATCTATCAGTAAGCTATGTTTAGATGGGTATTGGGATCTAACCTCATTGATCTgtcagtaagctatgtttacatgggtattggatctaacctcattgatctgtcagtaagctatgtttacatg encodes:
- the LOC110519710 gene encoding zinc finger protein with KRAB and SCAN domains 7, yielding MSSASYCPPAKKEVCWKEKEGIWLNVVVKEENEEEDVTVNEEVEGEAVTQKEEEENHYTFFGVNEGEITVILKEEEREEEEETEDLSNTRERPDSPSDSRKSPSGKPDPETSKPAGRHHCSQCGKSFTQLGSLRTHKRIHTGEKPYHCSQCGMTFTQLGSLQTHERGHTGEKLFQCSHCGKSFGQV